The Ciconia boyciana chromosome 7, ASM3463844v1, whole genome shotgun sequence region AGGCCTGTACTAGTTTGTCACAATGATAATAAACAGATGCTGACGGAGGCGGCTGTCACAGTGGGTCCCCTCGGggcccctcctctcccccctcccagcgcAGGCACAGCGGGCctctgggagcagggcagagcaccCCTGGACTCATGTCATGGGGAagggggacaggatggggacacatctctcccctcctctcccccctcctcttcctcctccccacttCGTACTGAAATATAGagagattatatatatataaactgaATTAAATTTGGTTTGGGGACAGGAGCGTgatttctccccctcccctgtccTCTCTCTATTCCTCCATCACTGCCTGGACCCCCCTGCCtatggttttttattttaaatataaatcattccccccccccagctcctgctctgacACCTGGGGAGGGtgccggggaggagggggggtgACCCCTTCTCTCTGGGCCAGGCTGAgtgccctcctccccacccaaagcccccatcctcctcccaaATGTTTAAGGCCACAATTGGGCAACCGACGGGGCGGCCCCCCATCCGCGTCCCCTGTATTTATAGAGCGCCGGATGTGACGAGCCGCACGTGTAATTATTAAAACAAGGATTCAATTACTGGTCACGtgaatttgtaaataatttttcttttgcttttttttttttctttatggagtATTTAATTGAAGATTTAAAGGCATCTTTTCACcttaaaactggaaataaaagaacattGCTAAATAATGCCCCGTGTGCCGCTGTTGCCGCCCCCCGTCCCATGTcccttgcgcctgggctggcgTGGGGGTGCCAGCCTAGGGGCCAGcctcccccggcaccccaaGGCAGACGGTAGGTACCCACCACCCCGGGGCCGGGAGGGTGGCAAGGGGGTCGGATCTgcctggagctctgcctggcacAGGGTGTCCCGCGGTGGAgcgggcagccctgccagcaccctggCTGCGGAGCAgagccccagtgtccccaagcgTTCCTCTTCCTGCGGGCACAGAAGTGGCAGGACCTGTGTGGTCTGCTTGGGCTCTGTCtcggggcaggagctgggagagatGAGCTGGGCTCCCTCCCACAACCTTCTCTCTTGTGGGGGGCCTTCTTGTCTTGCGGGTGGGGTGGAGATGGGGCGAGCCtgggctgcccccagccctgctgggggtccctggtgGGGGTAtccctgctggggagggaggtgagGGTGGGGGGCTGGTCTTTGGTGCGTTGGGCTGCCTCTTGCTGAGTCACGCTGGCCGTGGCCCAGAGGGTACAGAATAATTAACCGGAGGCTGTTCCCCAGATTAGAGCCTGATTTGTCTGAGCTGCAACCCTGGCAGCACTAATGCTGGGAAGCAGTTGGCAAGGAAAGGCCAGCAGGGCCTGTGGGGGGGTACTGGCCAGGAGCTCCCCCTGTCTGGGAGCGAGTGAGTAAAGAGGGAGGCCCTTGGGCTGCTCCAGTACCCTGCTTGCCAAGAGGGAGGCTGGCACCCTGGCAGCGCCCTCCTGTGCCCCCCTGTGCCAGGGAAAAGGTACTGCAGCATTAATTGCCATCAGTAGGTTTCAGAATGAACAGACATCTTTAGCTGCAGGTTCACCCCTCAGCCTGGCATGAGTGCTGGCCTGGATCTCTTGTCAGATGTGATGTCCTAAACCCTGCACCCACCTGCCCGAAACCCAGCTCCAGCGTGgcgggacccccagcccctgccaggggCTGTGCGCTCCCTCCGGCACCATCAGCCCctcggggggcgggggggggccaggcggggccaggcagggccagAGCCCCCTTTCATGGGCAGGCCCGGGTCTGAGGGGTGCCGTGTGGCCGGAGGGtccctgtcccttgtcccccccGGGGCTCGCACGGGGCCCcgagggccgggggggggccggggccggggtcgcgggggcggcggcgccccggggccgggcggggcggcgctgTCCGCGGTGCTGGCACGGCGCTCTCCGCGGTTCCCggccttcctctcctcctcctcctcctcctcctcagccccctcctcttccttcgtccatcctcctctcccccggcgccccccctcctcttcctccatccccctcttcctcttccttcaacccccctcttcctccatcctccccGGCTGCCTTCatcccccttctcctctctctcctcatctccccttcctcctcttcctcccagcctccctctcccccatcctccccttccgtcctcttcctcagccttcgtccccctctgcctcctcttctccagccttcctcccgccctctccctcctccctccctctccccatcctcctcctcttcctccccacctccctcccccctccccctctccctcctcttcctcccccagcagTGACGTCTCTGGACGTGCTGCTCCCCGGCCCGGCGCAGGCACCGCTCGGGGCTCCCGCACCGcgacccggcccggcccggcccggcccggcagctCCCtccggcggggcgcgggcgctgcccggggccgcccATGCGGCCGGGGGGCGATgcgggcggcgcggagccggcgGTAGTGCCCGCACCGGGGCCCCCCCGGGAGCATGGGCTGCATCGGCTCCAAAACCACCATGGGTGGGTGAGCGGCAGCGGGCTgggacggggacggggcgggggcggggcccaCGGGGGGTCTTAGGGTATGGGGGGCATAGGGGgcttggggatgggggggggcgctgggggtgcggggaggcTGCTGAGGGGGCGCGGGGGTGACGCGATGGGGGTGTCAGGGGCTGGGGGATACGGGAAAGTGGGGGAGCTGAGGGTCTAGGGGACGGGGCGGCGGTGTATGGGGTGGTTTATGGGGGCCGGGGATATAGGGAGGTACGgaagtggggaggggagcacagAGGATTGGGGTGCCTAAGGACTGGGGGGGGATACCGGGAGCTCGAGGGCTCTGGAGGACTCGGGTGCGTATAGGGGGATGGGGGCGATGGATAGACGGGGGGTTGGGGCCTGGGGATGCTGCTCTGGGGCAGCTGGGTGgcccaggggtgcagggagaggggggTGAGGATGTCTAGGGATTGGGGGGATTGGAGGGCTGGAGTGCAGCTTTGGGGGAGCTGGTAGGTGGtgcgggggtgcagggggctggaaAGGGGGTGTGGGACTGGGGTGCTGGTCAGAGGCCTGGGGGGGTATGGGGGTGCTATGGCGGGGGATAGAGGTGTTGGAGGGGCTATTGGAAGGGCTGTGGGGGATGGCAGAGGTGTGCTGACAGGTGTGGGGTGCcacagggtgctgtgggggtgCCGCAGATGTCCCgggggtgctgcaggagggatgggggcGATGGGAGCTGCGGCTGTCATCCGAGGGTGTTCTGGGGGCTGGGGCCAGTGGGCGCCAGGATGGTGCTGGGGGTGTTGCAGACGCGCTGGGGGGGGCCCTGGAGGGGGCTGTTGCTAGGGGGGCAGGGGTGTTGATGCTGGGGCATCACCACGGcgtgcccctgcccacagctggAGGTGGGAGCAATGCTGTCGGCAGCTTCTCCAGGAGCCAGGGGCTACCCCCAAATAGGGGAGCACCATTCGCCCCCCCCATATCCCACCTCACGGCTGGTTTACGTCAGCCGGGCCCACCTCGGTGCAGGGCGAATGAGGGTCCTCGGGGAcatcctgccccagccccttgGGGCTGGCCTGGCCTCAGGGCCGCAGTGACAGGGGACCCTCCCTGGCCCCGGTGCTTGGCAGTCAGTGCCCAAGGGGGCAGGGACCCATCCGTTTGGGGTGCCGGTGCCAGGAGGGCGGGCTGTTGGAGTGGAGGACGCGTGCGGATGCTCTTATCCCCCCCAcctctttttgctcttttcccttctgcccCAGAGATGGGgaagtggggaggggggtgttgGAGATGGTGGAGGAGTCCCAGCCCCCCACAGCATGGCCCAGCGCCTCCTCCCTCCATGCACCCAGCGCCTGGCCCAGTCCGTCCCCCCCAGCCTGGTCCAGCTGCCCCCACCCCTCCGAAAAAGCCGCCAAGCCGGGATGGGCGCCCGGTCCCTGGTGCCAGGCTGGGGCCGTGCGTTACCGCTGACACAGGCGGAAGAGTTGCCCGGGCGTGAGTCAcctgtgctgcagcccccggctgctccagcgtggcccTGCGATGAGTTGTGTCTGGTCTCAGACCGGGCGAGAAGCCACtaccctggggtggggggctgaGGAGGCTGCCAGAGGGACAGAGGTGCTGATGCCTCCCCGGCTCTTCCCACAGTGGCCGTGGACACAACGCTGTGCGTGGAGTGGAAGGAGGTGAAAGCGCTGtcgccgctgagtgctgcccgcccgctgccccgcCTGGCACGCCAGGCCTCCTTCGACAGCCAGGACTTCCTCCAGGTACTGCCGAGCCCAGCCGTGCCCGGCCAGGGTGCCCATGTGCTGGTACCCCACAGCGGGGCACGCATCCTGGCCGTGGCCGTGGGCACGAtgggctctgctgccctccgccccgctgcccgcctgTCTGTGCCAGCTCGCAGCCGGCTCCGGGGCTGCTCTGACGTCAGCCGCGAGCCGGGCTGTATCCTGGGAGAAATCAGTCCATGGTGCCTCGTTGCCATGGCAATGCAATTTGTTGCGCGCCTCCAAATCCCGCATCGCTTCCCCCTGTGGCCACGGGCTCGGGGCCTGGCATGGCCGGGACGGGCAACGGTGACACGTGGTGGGGTGCCCTGGCACAGCGGGTGCTGCCAGGGAGCGGTCACTGGGGAGCCCGGCCACGGTGGCCTTGCAcacgtgcgtgtgtgtgcacgaGCTGGGGAGGACGCTCAGTGGCACCAACTAGCACAGGGCCTGCACACGcgcatgcgtgtgtgtgcgcacatgtgcaggtgcatgtgtgtgtacagcgagtgcacgtgtgtgtgcagTACATGCTCGCATGGAGTGCGCACAGTGAGCACACGTGTGAGTGCGGTGAGTTCATGTGTGTGCGGGGTGAGGGTGGCCCTGGCTGCAGTGAGTGGATGTGtgagtgtgcgtgtgtgtgcagcAAGTGCACGCGTGTGTTTACGGCCAGTGCGTGCGTAtgagtgtctgtgtgtgtatacactTGGTTACGTGAGCGGGCACGTGCAGGCGTGTGTGCACGGAGCGTGTCTGTGCGCGCacgtgcatgcatgcatgtagAAGAGTGCAGGTGTGAGCGTGCACAGTGCGTGTGCAGGCAGTAGCAGCATACAGGTGTACTCACAGTGTGGGAGCGTGCACACAGGCAGGGGTGTGCCTGTACCCACCACCCCACGTGTAGCAGCTGTGACCACCCCTCTGCACACATGTGCACGTGTGCCCGTAACACATGCGTGTGTACAGACACCCCAGGCCCCGTGGGGTGGGCACTGAGTGGGACTGAGCCCCCTCCCGGGGCACGGGGCTCCCAGAGGGGGACTGGtggcaggcagcgggcagggggtGGGCAGGGTGGCCGGGGGTCCTGACGCCCCTGCCCGCTCCCGCAGGTCAATGTTGAGGACACTGTCGAGATGCTGCCCAAGTCACGGCGCGCGCTGACCATCCAGGAGATCGCCGCCCTGGCCCGCTCCTCGCTGCACGGTAACTGCTCGCCTGGCCCGGGGCGCAGGGGTACCCGGGGCAGGGGCATCCGGGGAAGGAGGGGTCTCCTGTGGGCGAGGGGGCTGGGCCTCTTGGGGAGGGCATTGGGGTCACCcctctggggtttggggggctcaAGGTGTCCCTGGTGGCACCCAAGAGGAGGGCATGGGGGTGCCGGGTCCCAAGGGCTGGAGGTGGGTGGTGCTTGGTCCCAGGGTCATGGACTCCATGGAGGAGACTCGGGGTGCCCAGGGCATGCTGACGCAGGGGTACATCCCGCAGGCATCTCGCAGGTGGTGAAGGAGCACGTCACGAAGCCAACGGCCATGGCGCAGGGCCGCGTCGCCCACCTCATCGAGTGGAAGGGCTGGTGCAAGCCGGTGGAGCCGCCCGCCGCCCTGGAGAGCGCGTTCAGCTCCTACTGCCACCTGAGCGAGGGCGAGCAGGAGGCACGCTTCGCTGCCGGTGGGCACCGCGCAGGGCACAGCCGGCGGGCACGCTCCCCCACCGCGGCCGAGGGCAGGGGTGGTGGGGCGGGTTGtccccatccatccatctgtccgtccatccatccatccattgGTGCCACGGCACCGTGGGCACAGaggtgccggggcagggggattttgggggcaCCTCCTGGTGCGCGCGTGACCCACGCCTGTCCCGTGCCAGGCGTGGCGGAGCAGTTTGCCATTGCCGAGGCCAAACTGCGAGCCTGGTCCTCGGTGGATGGAGACGACTCCAACGACGAGTCCTACGACGAGGACTTCATGCCCTCCACAGAGAGCTCCCAGCCCGCCGGTAAGCGCAATGGGGAGCGGGCACTCGCCGGGCGGGCAAGGTGTCACGCTGCTGGTGTCAGCATCCTGCTGCCGGTGCCCCCCTGCCAGTGCCAAGGGTTGAAGGAGCGGGGTGCCCGATGCCCAGCCGCATTCCCCAGCCTGGCCACCCCCGTGTGGGGCAGTGCCCCTGCCTGGCACCAGGGCCAGTGGTGCCCGTGCCGGGGATGGGGAAGCCCTGCAATGCAGCACCCTCCCCAGTCCCAGGGTGTATTTTACTTGTCCTTTGGTGGTCACCAGTGCCATGCATGCAGCAATTTGTGGGCAAAGGGGGCATGGTGCCTGGCACGGGGCTGCTCCCATCCCACTGCTCCCATCCTGCGGGGCACAGGGCGGGGGGAAAGCTGGCAGCCTCCGGTGCCATCAGCCCTGGACTGACCCCGGGCATCCTGGTTCCCCGCAGATCTGCCCGTCACGGTGCCAGCCAGCGCGCTGCTGCGAGACCTGCTGCAGGGCCACCTGTGCCAGCTGGGCGTGCGTCACGGCTCCTACGAGCCCGAGAGTGACTCCTCGCACACCCTCTCCCCCGAGaccctctgctccagcctctgcAGCCTGGAGATGGTGTCCCCCTCCGAACTCACTGCCAAACTGCTGGGCTCCCTGGGGGGCGaggacctgctgctgcccaagcTGCCCCCCCCGGCCAGCCAAAGTGCCTTGCGGGGCCTGGCACGGCTCCGGTGCCAGGACTCCCTCTACTCCGTGTCCTACACCGAAGCCTGCCTCTTGCCCGCCGAGGACGAGGTGGTGCTGAGCAAGGACTTCCCGCTCCACCGGAAAGTCTCCGACGTCGCCTCCTCTGGGGTGGCAtcgctggaggaggaggaggaggccgaAGAGCCCTGATGCCCTCCCTGGGGTGCCCTGCCTCTCCTGGCGGGGgtccagcccccccagccgccgCCCCCTGGCCGGACCCCGTGCTGGGCGAGGGACAGGCCCTGCCGCCGCTCCCCCTCGCTAGCCGGGTGCAGGGGGGGGTTCGGGGGGCCAccacagcccccccccggccAGTGTgcccccgccgtgccccggccccgcttgGCCACATCATTGCCCTCCTGGATTTTTGCATGAGAGCGGGGAAGGGGCGCGGGTAAGGGCTTAGGGAGGTCGAGCCCCTGCCCCCATGCCCACACGTGCCCCCCAAAACTGACGGGACTGAATCTGTGGGGCTGTTTGTTCGCATgttcccccccaaaaccaccccgGGGTCCCCTTTCGGGCACGGACCCCCTGCCCCTTGGCATGGCTAAATCTCTCTGAGTATTCTGTGGTGCCCCCGCCCCGTGCCCGGCACCCTCGGCTCGGGGTGGCGGGGGGAATTTGGGGAGCGGggagcttttcttctctctccccgGCCGGCTTTTATCGGACTGAGTTTTATACTGTGAACTGCTGCCTCGGGGTACAGGGCCAgtggggggtgccggggggtgccgggggggggcaCGGATGTGCCGCGGTGCCGGGGCTTTCTATACTTTTGTACGCACGTGGGGCCGGCAGGGGGAGACGGTGGGGCCGGGTGGGGTCGGGTGGGCATGGGCCCCCAGACTGGGGCCTTTGGGCCACCAGTGAC contains the following coding sequences:
- the FAM131A gene encoding LOW QUALITY PROTEIN: protein FAM131A (The sequence of the model RefSeq protein was modified relative to this genomic sequence to represent the inferred CDS: inserted 2 bases in 1 codon), which produces MRPGGDAGGAEPAVVPAPGXPPGSMGCIGSKTTMVAVDTTLCVEWKEVKALSPLSAARPLPRLARQASFDSQDFLQVNVEDTVEMLPKSRRALTIQEIAALARSSLHGISQVVKEHVTKPTAMAQGRVAHLIEWKGWCKPVEPPAALESAFSSYCHLSEGEQEARFAAGVAEQFAIAEAKLRAWSSVDGDDSNDESYDEDFMPSTESSQPADLPVTVPASALLRDLLQGHLCQLGVRHGSYEPESDSSHTLSPETLCSSLCSLEMVSPSELTAKLLGSLGGEDLLLPKLPPPASQSALRGLARLRCQDSLYSVSYTEACLLPAEDEVVLSKDFPLHRKVSDVASSGVASLEEEEEAEEP